AGATGCCGACACGCCGTTTGATGGATCGGGGCTCAAACTCAAAACGATCAAAACGCGGCGCGAGCTCAACGAGGTTGAGTTTTCGTCGATCCTTCGCGTAACAGAAAAATACCTGCTCTCGAAACCATCCCGGAAGATTGCACCGTTCAGTTTTGATTGGCTTCTCGGACTCCACCGTGAGATGCTTGGTTCGATCTGGAGTTGGGCTGGCGAGATTCGATCAACTGAAAAGAACATCGGAGTGAGTCCCAACATCATCGCGACGGAGCTCGGAGTCATTGCGATGGAGGCTGACAAGCGACAGAAAGAAACGGGCGCTCTCGTGATTGCAACCGCCGCTGAGTTTCATCACCGCGCGGTTTGGGTTCATCCCTTTGAAGATGGCAATGGCCGGTGGGCTCGACTATTGGCGAATGTGTGGCTGATGCAACACGACCAGCCAGCCACGCTTTGGCCATCGACCGACTTGCGAAACACCGAAAGTCCGATCCGCGATGAGTACATTGCTGCGATCAAAGAGGCCGATGCACGAAACTATGGACCATTGATTGACTTACACCAAAGGTTCAGCGAAGACACGCAACTCTGAGAGCCAGAAAACAATTGAGCGGGGACAGTGGCATGAGCGAGTTTCATGGAAAAGCCCTTGAGTACACACTTGAATTGGAGCTGCATCTGTTCTTTATCCCGCTGATGCAAGACTGGGGTGACGGGATCGTGATGACTCGCACGCTCCAACTTCCCCTACGACGAGACCGATCGCGACGTGTTTGCCACCTGAAGCGAGAGTGAGGTCGCACCGTGATGAAGGATGATTTGTCCGCATCGCCGAGGGTCCCGACCTGCAGGCTTTTTCGCCTGTCGAAACAGAGATCCGATCGGTCGCAGCCTCTCGCTCAAATGTAACGAGCTCCGCAAACGGCTCAGCGGTATCAGCTAGTGGATGCGCTTGTGTTGCCACCTGACGAGGCACCATCATTGCTCAGACGTTTGAGACTAAACACTTAGAGATGTTACGAACTGCCCTACGATTTCGCCCGGCTATTTTGCTTGGTCGCGGGGCGCCCCGAACGGTGCACGAATAGTCGGGGCGGGCTATGGGCAACCAGAAACTGAGCGATAGGACTTTTGAGCATGTAACCCGAAGATTTTTTAGAACGGAGGCACCTGTATAAGACAGCGACCACGTCCGTTTAGGTGAATGTCGTCGAGAGCTTTTGAGGAGAAAGTTACCCATAGTTATGCCGTCCCGCTCTCGCGTAAATCCCTCGTAGGGCTGCGGTAAAGCACGAAAAAAGCCGGCGTCAGTCATGAAGACCAACGTCGGCTTGTTCGATAACCTGTCGAATTGTTTCCAACCGACGGGCATTTGGAGTTGCGGGAGCCAGATTCGAACTGACGACCTCGAGGTTATGAGCCTCGCGAGCTACCGGGCTGCTCCATCCCGCACAGGTATCTTCGGCATTCAGCGTGCCAAAGTCAAGGGCCGATCGGAATTTAAATCAGATCGCTACGCAATTTTCATGATTGAGCCACCGATTTGGGGTGCTTCAATCGTCGGAGAGCACGGGATTTCCTGTGTTAGCGTTGACGGTGGAGCGTTTGTTCTCTTGTTTCCAAAACGGAAAATGATTCGTTCGATTCCGGTTCTCCGCGGCGGACGCGGGGAGTCGGTGGCTGCGATGGGGGCGTGGGGCAAGAAAAGTGTGAGGGGGGAATCGCCGCGAATCGAAACAACAACGCGGCATGTCGACGGACGTTCGCTCGTGGGCTTGCCAACCGCGAGGCCCAAGCCCGCTATTGGTGGGGGGCGTCCGCGAGTCAATCACGATTCGAGCCGCGCCAGAGCAATCGTTCCAGCCTGCTTCAGACTGGCCAACGGTTGACATTAATTGGAAATTCCGCTCCGTTGGGGATCGATTGTTTTGTCTTCCATTCGCCGCGGATGCTATCTTGCGTAGAATGTAAGAGTTCCGCACAGCGAGGCCGTTTCCTTTCGCGATGCTGGCAGCCCTCCCTCGAATTCGAGGCGGCCGCGGCAGGATGCTGCTGCGGTCTGGTGTTTGAAGCGGCCCGATAGGATTCCCTTATCTATTGGTCAATCGAGGTTTTTTCGTGGCTCAGTCCAGCGCATCCAGCGATCCACCGTCGTCTGCGACTCCACCGCCACCGCCCCCGTTGCCCAAACCTGTCCCTGTGAGGCAGCCGCCGACGCCCAAGCAGCCCGCGCCGGTCGCAGCTGCAGTTCCAGTGCCTCCATCGGGTGGCCAGCGCTGGCGACGCGAAGCTGTCGATCCGACGGCGACAACGGTCCCAGCTAACAACGGAAAACCGCGTCCGGCTGGCGTGTCGGCGTTGCCCGCCGAAAGCGAAGCGGACGAAGGGACCGATTTTCTGGAAGTGGAAAAGTCCGCTCCGGCATGGTTGATCAGCCTGGTGGTCCATCTGGTGGTGCTGTTGCTGTTGGCGCTGTTGACTTTTCCGGGGACGTCGGGAGTCGGTCGGTTGATGATCGAGTTGGGGATATCGGAAAAGGAGGAGGAGGTCGATCTGGCGATGTTCGAACTCGATAGCTCCGAAGCTCCGGAAATGCTCGAAGCGACCGAGATGTCGGAACTGGCCGATGTTCAGGTCGACGATTCGTTTTCCCCGATGGAGATGTCTGATTTGATCGTTCCCGTCGAAATGGGATCGATGCAGGCGGAGTTCAAAGTCAGTTCGGCCCTGGCGGGGCGTTCGGGTGGGATGAAGCAGGCGTTGTTGGCGACCTACGGCGGCACCCAAGCGACACAAGACGCCGTAAAGTTGGGGCTGGAATGGCTGAAACGAAATCAGCAACGGGGCGGGTTCTGGAGCCTTTCGGGGCGCTATTCCGATGGTTCCAGCACCGAGAACAAACCGGCCGCTACGGCGATGGCGCTGTTAGCACTGCAAGGCGATGGCAACACGCATCTCTCGGGCGAATACAAGGATCAGGTCGCCGGTGGAATCAAGTGGCTAGTCGGTCACCAAGATCGCGAGGGGAGTTTTGTCACCAAGTCGCAAGTTCCCAGCCACCAGGCGTTGTACGCTCAAGGGCAATGCATGATCGCGATCTGCGAACTGTATGCGATGTCGAAGGATTCTTGGCTTCGCGAGCCGGCACAACGGGCTGTTAATTACGCCGTCGAAATCCAGTCGAAGGAGGGTGGTTGGCGCTATTATCCACGCCGCGAATCGGACACCTCCGTCACCGGATGGTTTTTGATGGGACTGAAGAGCGCTCAGATGGCCGGCTTGGAGGTTCCCGGTTCGGCGTTTGCGAACATCGGTTATTATCTGGACACGGTCGCTCACTACGACGGTTCGGCCTATTCCTACCAACCCAATTCCGCTCCTTCGCCAGCGATGACGGCCGAGGGATTGTTGTGCCGACAGTATTTGGGCTGGCAAGAGGATCACCCCGCATTAAAAGAAGCGGTGTTGACGATCGACGCCAAATATCCGTTTGTCTTAGACGACCGCGACTTCTATTACTGGTACTACGCAACGCAGGTGCTGCACCATTATGGCGGCCAACCGTGGCGGAACTGGAACGGTGTGATGCGAGAGGCATTGCCCAAAGCGCAAGTTCAATCGGGACGTGAGGCAGGCAGCTGGGCACCGCAAGGTTCGCGTTGGGGAAGCACCGGCGGGCGGTTGTACACGACCTGTCTGTCGCTGTTTTGTCTGGAAGTCTATTACCGCCACATGCCGCTGTACAAAAACGAGAACTAAAGGTTCGCCGATTTGCGTACCGCGCATAAAAAAAGCGGCCGGATGCCTTAGCATCGAGCCGCTTTTTTGATTTGTGCAACGATCGCAATCGTTGTTTTACGTTGCTCGCTTCACTTGGAAACCGTTCACGGTTTAGTAGGTGAAGGTCAGGCCTAGATCGAGGCCGTGCATGAAGAAGCTGTCGGTGTTGAATTCGAAGTTGGGCACTTCGGTTCGCGTCGCGGTGTTCAAGTTCGCTTCGGTGCGGGTGCTATCGATCCGGTTGTCGATGTGATTGCCCGCCAGAGCAACGTCCGACCACATCATCAGGCTGTAGCCGACGTTGACGGTCGCACATTTGCAGACGCGGTAACCGAGCTTGACGTTCGCTTCGGGAGCGAATGTGAATTGATCTCGTTCGTAGAGCCCGTTGTTGCCTTGAACCAACAGGCCGCGGTTGTTCGAGGAGATGGTTGTCGCCATGTCGTTGTATTGCGAATTGCCCGACAAGCGAACGCGTTGGTTCATGTTACCCAAGTGAACTTTGGTCAGCGAGCTGAACATGAAGCGTCCCTTGGCAACTTGCGTCTCGAAACCGATCTGCCCACCGTGGAACGTGTTTTCCGCTTCGAAGGCGTCGCGGAAATCGTAGATGTTCTGTGGCGTCAGGTTGCCCGCCACGGTGTTGTTCAGAGTCGAACGCCCTTGCAGGATGATCGAATCGTCCAACGAGTGGAAGGTGTAACCACCGATCAGGTCGACGCGGAAGTCAGCCGTGCGAGCCAACAGAGCCCGAGCGTAGACTTCCGATCCGATGAAGTCGAGTTCGCTGGTCGCCGAAACGTTGCCGGTGACAACTTGTCCGCCGCCAAGATCCTGTCCGATCGGCAACAGGCCAAACGTTCCGATCGCAACACCCAATCCAGGGCCAACCGGTGGAACCGCAGCGACATCGAAGAATGGAACGCCATAAGATGGTCCACTGCCGTTGGACGAAACGCTGACCGTGTCGGCACCATTCCAAAGGCCATAGATTCGGCCACCGATGCCGAAGCTGTGGTCGTCGTCCAGATAGCTACCAAAATCGATGCGGTTGCCGACCATCATGTCCGATTGAATGCCATCTTGGCCGCCAAACAGAACCGAGGTGCCGGCGTTGCTGACGTCGGGAACGACCGGGCGAGTGGCGAAGTTGGCGTTGCTGCTGATCAGTGCTGGGCTATCGCGATCTTCGGCCCACCACAGCAATGCTTCGACACGGCCCCAAGTGCGGCCGGAACCACCACGGTTGAGTTTGCGTCCAAAGAGTCCAGTCAGACATCCGCTGTTTCCAGAAATGCTGTCACATCCGTCGTCGTATAATTCATCGCAGGCCGAATCACAACTGGTTGTGCAGCCTTGTGGTCCACAAGCCGGCGCGGTTGCAAAGCTTGGCTGTGCGGCCGGTTGTTTGACGACCGAGGTGCCGTGGTGGTGGTGAGGTGTGTTGGAAAGGTCGCCAACGTGGGCTGTGTAACCAAGGGAGTTCTTGTAACCTTGAGACTGGCCGGGTTCCCCCGCCCATGCTGAAACTGTTCCGGCGAGAACAGCCACAACGGTCAGCCAGATGTTTGTACGTTTCATTTTCTTTCGGCTCGCATTTGCGGGATATTTGCCACGACTGGTACCATTGAATCGACACGTATAGCCAGGAATTCCAGATCAATCCGAACGCGAAGAATAGACAACCCAAATAACCCACATTACGCGTCGCAGACACCTCAGCTTGTCCAGGTTGCCGCCTGCCCGCCGGTTATGATTGCGATTGATATCAGCTAGCTCATGGAAAACGGTAATGTCTACCAGCGAAACAGCCCCAAACGAAGCGAACGACTCCATCGAATCGGTCCCCGCGCCAGTTGCCCAAGATGCCCAGGCTCCGGAGTCGCGCGCCGATAAGGACGTGCCACTGAAAAGCTGGCTCGGGATGGGAGCGTCGACGCGAATCCGTCGTTGGCAGCGGAATCTGCAAAAGATCGCCGCCTGGGAACCGCTGTTGATCAAAGAGAACAACGAGGAGATCCGCAAGCGGAGTCTGGCGCTGCGGTACCGCGCCAAATCGGGGGAATCGCTCGCGTCGTTGATGCCCGAAGCGTATGCCCTGGTCCGTGAAGCGGGTCGGCGCACGTTGGGGATGCGGCATTATCAGGTGCAGATGATCGGCGGCATGGCGCTGCACGAAGGCTGTATCTCCGAGATGCAGACGGGAGAAGGGAAGACGTTGACGGCGACCCTGCCGCTCTATCTACATTCCTTGTTGGGCAAGGGCTCGCATCTGGCGACGGTTAACGATTATCTGGCCAAGCGCGATGCGGAGTGGA
Above is a genomic segment from Rosistilla ulvae containing:
- a CDS encoding mobile mystery protein B: MNTGRGKTTGLGSSGKDADTPFDGSGLKLKTIKTRRELNEVEFSSILRVTEKYLLSKPSRKIAPFSFDWLLGLHREMLGSIWSWAGEIRSTEKNIGVSPNIIATELGVIAMEADKRQKETGALVIATAAEFHHRAVWVHPFEDGNGRWARLLANVWLMQHDQPATLWPSTDLRNTESPIRDEYIAAIKEADARNYGPLIDLHQRFSEDTQL
- a CDS encoding prenyltransferase/squalene oxidase repeat-containing protein, which produces MPPSGGQRWRREAVDPTATTVPANNGKPRPAGVSALPAESEADEGTDFLEVEKSAPAWLISLVVHLVVLLLLALLTFPGTSGVGRLMIELGISEKEEEVDLAMFELDSSEAPEMLEATEMSELADVQVDDSFSPMEMSDLIVPVEMGSMQAEFKVSSALAGRSGGMKQALLATYGGTQATQDAVKLGLEWLKRNQQRGGFWSLSGRYSDGSSTENKPAATAMALLALQGDGNTHLSGEYKDQVAGGIKWLVGHQDREGSFVTKSQVPSHQALYAQGQCMIAICELYAMSKDSWLREPAQRAVNYAVEIQSKEGGWRYYPRRESDTSVTGWFLMGLKSAQMAGLEVPGSAFANIGYYLDTVAHYDGSAYSYQPNSAPSPAMTAEGLLCRQYLGWQEDHPALKEAVLTIDAKYPFVLDDRDFYYWYYATQVLHHYGGQPWRNWNGVMREALPKAQVQSGREAGSWAPQGSRWGSTGGRLYTTCLSLFCLEVYYRHMPLYKNEN
- a CDS encoding BBP7 family outer membrane beta-barrel protein, producing MKRTNIWLTVVAVLAGTVSAWAGEPGQSQGYKNSLGYTAHVGDLSNTPHHHHGTSVVKQPAAQPSFATAPACGPQGCTTSCDSACDELYDDGCDSISGNSGCLTGLFGRKLNRGGSGRTWGRVEALLWWAEDRDSPALISSNANFATRPVVPDVSNAGTSVLFGGQDGIQSDMMVGNRIDFGSYLDDDHSFGIGGRIYGLWNGADTVSVSSNGSGPSYGVPFFDVAAVPPVGPGLGVAIGTFGLLPIGQDLGGGQVVTGNVSATSELDFIGSEVYARALLARTADFRVDLIGGYTFHSLDDSIILQGRSTLNNTVAGNLTPQNIYDFRDAFEAENTFHGGQIGFETQVAKGRFMFSSLTKVHLGNMNQRVRLSGNSQYNDMATTISSNNRGLLVQGNNGLYERDQFTFAPEANVKLGYRVCKCATVNVGYSLMMWSDVALAGNHIDNRIDSTRTEANLNTATRTEVPNFEFNTDSFFMHGLDLGLTFTY